In Leptospira langatensis, a genomic segment contains:
- a CDS encoding endonuclease/exonuclease/phosphatase family protein translates to MRPFIRLSLAFSFAFLITISTIAKNPERELKFTSFNSLFLYDEIGDKNKIPKNRKKRNSSDFEALRKTALKEDPDIIGFQEIENEAALKNITISEYNCKATITPGYSQEVGLCWKKNLGQPKLKEIQELSLRPGLRKGLLGEFQFGPNRISVLVVHLKAGHSSKDKQDRRGQISVLREILPTLGDFVLLGDFNENLGRNHSLWNILQGDLRLRSANYKMQSDCWQHKEGFIDYLITNLEWKKGSFVQTKFSSDDGNFDGHPPEEEGLSDHCPVSASLIVRGN, encoded by the coding sequence ATGCGTCCTTTTATTCGCCTAAGTCTCGCTTTTTCCTTCGCTTTCCTAATAACAATCTCCACTATTGCGAAGAACCCAGAGAGGGAACTCAAGTTCACGAGCTTCAATTCTCTCTTTTTATACGATGAGATCGGGGACAAAAACAAGATCCCCAAAAATAGAAAGAAACGAAATTCCTCCGACTTCGAAGCTCTCCGCAAGACCGCATTGAAAGAAGATCCCGATATCATCGGCTTCCAAGAAATAGAGAACGAGGCTGCTCTCAAGAATATTACGATATCTGAATATAATTGCAAGGCTACGATCACTCCCGGTTATTCCCAAGAAGTCGGACTTTGCTGGAAGAAGAACTTAGGACAACCCAAGTTAAAGGAGATCCAGGAGCTTTCCCTTCGCCCCGGGCTCAGAAAGGGACTCCTGGGAGAATTCCAATTCGGTCCCAATAGGATCTCCGTTCTCGTGGTGCACCTAAAGGCCGGCCATTCTTCTAAAGACAAGCAGGATAGAAGAGGCCAGATCTCGGTTCTCCGAGAGATACTTCCTACGCTGGGAGACTTTGTATTGCTCGGCGACTTTAACGAAAATCTGGGAAGGAACCATTCTCTTTGGAATATCCTCCAAGGAGATCTTCGCCTCCGATCTGCAAACTATAAGATGCAGTCCGATTGCTGGCAGCACAAAGAAGGATTCATCGATTACTTAATTACAAATTTAGAATGGAAGAAAGGAAGCTTTGTGCAAACGAAGTTTTCTTCGGATGATGGGAATTTCGACGGACATCCTCCCGAAGAAGAAGGCCTTTCCGATCATTGCCCCGTGAGCGCGAGTTTGATTGTACGAGGGAATTAG
- a CDS encoding cytochrome c3 family protein: protein MNKKALKLSVPLIAIAAVAYLIFSPSKYVGYSPDQPIPFNHKIHAGDNKLDCRYCHTGVETSAHATVPNTSTCMNCHSLVARNSPDIKFLTESYTNKKPIEWVKIHDLPDHVQFNHSRHISRGVDCSQCHGNVAEMVKVKQVASLNMGYCVNCHRENNAPTDCSTCHR, encoded by the coding sequence ATGAATAAGAAAGCTTTGAAACTTTCGGTTCCGCTTATTGCTATTGCAGCAGTGGCTTACCTGATTTTTTCTCCCTCCAAATATGTAGGCTACTCTCCGGATCAGCCTATACCCTTTAATCACAAGATTCACGCAGGTGATAACAAGTTAGACTGTCGCTATTGCCATACCGGCGTAGAAACCAGCGCTCACGCAACGGTTCCGAACACTTCTACTTGTATGAACTGTCACTCTCTTGTTGCTAGAAACAGTCCGGATATCAAATTCTTGACCGAGAGTTACACGAACAAGAAGCCGATCGAGTGGGTTAAGATCCACGACCTTCCGGATCATGTTCAGTTCAACCACTCTCGACACATATCAAGAGGCGTAGATTGTTCTCAATGCCATGGCAATGTTGCCGAAATGGTCAAGGTCAAACAGGTCGCATCCCTGAACATGGGATATTGTGTGAACTGTCACCGAGAGAACAACGCTCCAACCGACTGTTCCACCTGTCACAGATAA
- a CDS encoding SCO family protein, with amino-acid sequence MRVFIAIVSISSLFLFCKEEKISDEYPKEITDFASFRTDRLPFFLGKDMRPEWDRKNWSDARSLEEFSLRDQASSSFGSKDLDGKISVVSFFFTGCQGICPLLTSKLKIVQSATLDQNDVVILSFSVAPDADTPELLSLYAKKQNIHYKRWKLVTGDKGKIYTLARRSLNADAYSAQNAPAAERLSSKDFLHSENVYLLDEKRRIRGVYSGRMDASMQELVRDIGVLRKEILESKKDTEKGRTISINAMEYGNE; translated from the coding sequence ATGAGAGTATTCATAGCGATCGTCAGCATAAGTTCTCTCTTCCTATTTTGTAAGGAAGAGAAGATCTCGGACGAGTATCCTAAGGAAATTACGGATTTTGCAAGTTTTAGAACGGATCGTCTTCCTTTCTTTTTGGGAAAAGACATGCGACCGGAATGGGACAGAAAGAATTGGAGCGATGCAAGAAGTCTGGAAGAATTCTCTTTGCGAGACCAGGCGAGTTCCTCATTCGGGTCCAAAGATCTGGACGGAAAGATTTCCGTCGTATCCTTCTTCTTTACTGGTTGTCAAGGGATCTGTCCTCTTCTTACGAGTAAATTAAAGATCGTGCAAAGTGCGACTTTGGATCAGAATGATGTCGTCATTCTCTCTTTTTCTGTGGCACCGGACGCGGATACACCTGAACTCTTATCCCTATATGCTAAGAAGCAAAATATCCATTACAAAAGATGGAAATTAGTCACTGGAGATAAGGGGAAGATATATACGCTCGCGAGAAGATCCTTAAATGCGGACGCCTACTCGGCCCAAAACGCCCCCGCAGCAGAGAGACTTTCTTCGAAAGACTTTCTACATTCCGAGAATGTATATCTTCTCGATGAGAAGCGTAGGATACGCGGAGTCTATAGTGGAAGGATGGACGCTTCCATGCAGGAACTGGTCCGCGATATCGGCGTTCTACGTAAAGAGATCCTGGAAAGCAAAAAAGATACGGAGAAGGGACGTACGATAAGTATCAATGCAATGGAATATGGGAACGAATGA
- a CDS encoding YHYH protein yields the protein MHQKLLISILAFWIVLSFSNCSSGGSDDSAAAAVLLSSSSGDSCPEPSTFLVDTTETVSNGSSCTTKIASDVPTWIQNNFHCMTIYTCGTDIVFETNDLPPFKSGYYSGSSSSYVANNFPTTATSGACCYGTSVSPTEDHFANPNNIKSQSVVFKIPATSTYMSSTQSTPYGPVGVSIWGIVFYNNQAAPGDVLATEYATMDYQNGHPDSRGMYHWHTDPWPITGSQNAQTSESALIGIAMDGYPVYGKKTQASSYPTLDSNTNTATCSPSENSSAGYCYYVQNASYDSAYVFGLYFRGSKGSVTY from the coding sequence GTGCATCAAAAACTTCTTATTTCTATTCTTGCATTTTGGATCGTTTTATCATTCTCGAATTGCTCTAGTGGAGGATCCGATGATTCTGCCGCTGCTGCCGTTCTATTGTCTTCCAGTAGCGGGGATTCTTGTCCTGAGCCTTCGACTTTCTTGGTCGATACCACGGAAACGGTTAGCAACGGATCTTCTTGTACTACCAAGATCGCTTCCGATGTTCCGACTTGGATCCAGAATAACTTTCATTGCATGACGATCTATACTTGTGGAACGGATATCGTCTTTGAGACAAATGATCTTCCCCCTTTTAAATCGGGTTACTATTCCGGTTCGTCCTCGAGCTATGTGGCGAACAATTTTCCGACAACCGCGACGAGTGGTGCCTGTTGTTATGGAACGAGCGTAAGTCCTACTGAGGACCATTTCGCGAATCCGAATAATATTAAGTCCCAAAGTGTGGTCTTTAAGATCCCTGCCACTTCCACATACATGTCGAGCACCCAAAGTACTCCGTATGGCCCAGTAGGAGTCAGTATCTGGGGAATCGTATTTTATAATAACCAGGCTGCGCCAGGTGATGTGCTCGCTACGGAATATGCTACGATGGATTATCAGAATGGTCACCCAGACTCAAGAGGAATGTATCATTGGCATACAGATCCTTGGCCGATCACCGGCTCTCAAAATGCGCAAACAAGTGAATCTGCTTTGATCGGCATCGCTATGGACGGATACCCGGTGTACGGTAAGAAGACTCAGGCGAGTTCTTATCCGACATTAGATTCGAACACGAATACTGCTACTTGTTCTCCGAGCGAGAATTCGAGTGCGGGTTATTGCTACTACGTACAAAATGCTTCGTACGATTCTGCATACGTATTCGGACTCTATTTCCGCGGTTCGAAAGGTTCCGTAACCTACTGA
- a CDS encoding helix-turn-helix domain-containing protein gives MVPAIPIVSLTICVFSGFLIFTKRPRYAFDSIYAVFTICMAFPHLGHLLLHRWEWDQEFLRFSTLFTFTYGPLLFLYIRTLTEEGDSFRKWDLLHFLPFAILEILFAVHFFREGQEEIPPSPGEWRRPEKGFHFAGAFLSVSMTVYSIWIFLLLNRHGKKLRDHFSNIDSIKDLRWMYWVLVLFMISTGIHWFLEWVHVSDASPETFNPRVIRGAGVLAFSVFFCWFGVRQTVVYTHRELDTFKGRKSEEEGPTDPDEERRKYEKSGLREDKIPEYLKKIRDYMQNEKPYKESEFSIDSLSEGTGIPRFYITQILNETLKTNFYNFANEYRIKDVMNALQSSSEEKPNILRLALEYGFNSKSTFNTSFKKIVGKTPSQFLEEVSEVA, from the coding sequence ATGGTTCCGGCTATCCCGATCGTTTCCCTTACCATCTGTGTCTTCTCCGGTTTTCTGATCTTTACCAAAAGACCTAGATACGCTTTCGATTCTATCTATGCAGTCTTTACGATCTGTATGGCATTTCCTCATCTGGGCCATCTCTTGCTTCACCGTTGGGAATGGGACCAGGAATTCCTACGATTCTCGACCCTATTCACGTTTACCTACGGTCCTTTACTATTTCTTTATATTCGAACTTTAACGGAAGAAGGGGATTCCTTTCGGAAATGGGACCTTTTGCATTTTCTTCCTTTTGCGATATTAGAGATCTTATTTGCGGTACATTTTTTTAGAGAAGGGCAAGAAGAGATCCCTCCTTCTCCCGGGGAATGGAGAAGACCGGAGAAAGGATTCCATTTTGCCGGAGCCTTTTTGTCCGTATCCATGACAGTGTATTCGATTTGGATCTTTCTTCTTCTTAACCGACACGGAAAAAAGTTAAGGGACCATTTCTCGAACATAGACAGTATTAAGGATTTACGATGGATGTATTGGGTGCTTGTGCTCTTCATGATCTCTACCGGCATCCATTGGTTTTTGGAATGGGTACATGTTTCGGACGCTTCTCCGGAAACTTTTAATCCGAGGGTTATAAGAGGGGCAGGGGTGCTTGCGTTTTCGGTCTTCTTTTGTTGGTTCGGTGTGAGACAAACAGTGGTGTATACTCATAGAGAATTGGATACGTTTAAAGGAAGAAAATCGGAAGAAGAAGGGCCGACGGATCCGGACGAGGAAAGAAGGAAATACGAAAAATCCGGCCTAAGAGAGGACAAGATCCCAGAGTATCTGAAAAAGATCCGGGACTATATGCAGAATGAAAAGCCGTACAAGGAGTCTGAGTTTTCCATAGACAGTCTTTCGGAAGGCACAGGTATCCCCAGATTCTATATCACTCAGATCTTGAACGAGACCCTGAAGACGAATTTCTATAATTTCGCGAACGAGTATAGGATCAAGGATGTGATGAACGCACTTCAATCCTCCTCGGAAGAGAAACCGAATATACTTCGCTTAGCACTTGAGTATGGATTTAACTCCAAATCCACCTTCAATACTTCTTTTAAGAAGATCGTGGGCAAAACACCTTCTCAGTTTCTGGAAGAAGTCTCCGAAGTCGCCTGA
- a CDS encoding toxin-antitoxin system YwqK family antitoxin, with amino-acid sequence MRSIYSISILCALCFLNLFCSDESIVVDTDPNLTRSGKYVLHRGEKFTGVMETYLEPVLVTRRTHYVNGLRDGVETETYQDGRTASERTYSRGRKEGIHKGWHENGKRRFHYEFKNDQFDGESWEWYSSGELYTFGKFKNGEAIGRKIWRRSGQIYLNQVYFHENSFGLTGSKICKKVKGAESDRRDAELSNL; translated from the coding sequence ATGAGATCGATATATTCCATCTCCATTCTATGCGCTTTATGTTTTTTGAATTTGTTTTGTTCTGACGAATCGATTGTAGTAGATACGGATCCGAATTTGACTCGTTCCGGGAAATATGTACTGCACCGAGGCGAGAAATTCACGGGAGTCATGGAAACGTATCTGGAACCCGTTTTGGTAACGAGAAGGACGCATTACGTAAACGGATTAAGGGACGGTGTGGAGACGGAGACATATCAGGATGGACGAACCGCTTCTGAGAGGACTTATTCCCGAGGAAGGAAAGAGGGGATCCATAAAGGCTGGCATGAAAACGGCAAACGTAGATTTCATTATGAGTTCAAAAACGATCAATTCGATGGGGAAAGTTGGGAATGGTATTCTAGCGGCGAACTATATACCTTCGGAAAATTTAAGAATGGGGAAGCGATCGGTAGAAAGATCTGGAGGAGAAGCGGACAGATCTATCTAAACCAAGTATATTTTCATGAAAATTCGTTCGGACTTACGGGATCTAAGATCTGCAAGAAAGTGAAGGGTGCGGAATCCGATCGGAGGGACGCGGAGCTCAGTAATTTGTAA